In a single window of the Aridibaculum aurantiacum genome:
- a CDS encoding 5-formyltetrahydrofolate cyclo-ligase, translating into MTKKELRNIYKVKRKELTSSDRLKMDDLMLIQLQRLAFEDRVQTLLSYWPLEAQAEPNTHLFTYYLENHIPGVRIAYPVINFDDASMKAIHVHEETDFVENKYNIAEPETGEEIPPIELDLVLVPLLAYDNQGYRVGYGKGYYDRYLQYCRADVITVGFSYFEPVDKIDDTDQFDVPLNFCITPHKVYEF; encoded by the coding sequence ATGACGAAAAAGGAATTACGGAACATATACAAAGTCAAAAGAAAGGAACTTACTTCATCTGACAGGTTGAAGATGGATGACCTGATGCTGATACAACTGCAGCGCCTTGCATTTGAAGACAGGGTGCAAACCCTGCTTAGTTATTGGCCTTTAGAAGCGCAAGCAGAACCTAATACGCATCTTTTTACTTATTACCTGGAAAATCATATTCCTGGTGTACGCATAGCATATCCGGTTATCAATTTCGATGATGCTTCCATGAAAGCCATTCATGTGCATGAAGAGACAGACTTTGTAGAGAACAAGTATAACATAGCCGAGCCGGAAACAGGTGAGGAAATACCACCCATAGAATTGGATCTTGTTCTGGTGCCATTACTAGCTTATGATAACCAGGGTTACCGTGTGGGTTATGGCAAAGGCTACTATGATCGTTACCTGCAATACTGCCGAGCAGATGTTATTACTGTAGGTTTCTCTTATTTTGAGCCGGTTGATAAAATAGATGACACCGATCAATTTGATGTACCTTTAAACTTCTGCATCACACCGCATAAAGTGTATGAATTTTAA
- a CDS encoding RsmD family RNA methyltransferase yields the protein MRIISGEFGGRRINPPPNMPHTRPTTDIAKEGLFNILQTRIDLQDIKTLDLFGGTGSISYELASRGAADLTIVEKDTAMHAFIKKTMEMLKVENAKVLRLDVFTFLSSCTEQFDFIFAGPPYALGSIDELPKIIVSRKLIAPGGFFVLEHTPRNAYEKFDGFSFARNYGTTIFSFFVNKEENE from the coding sequence ATGAGGATAATTTCAGGAGAGTTCGGTGGAAGAAGAATTAACCCACCACCAAATATGCCACATACAAGGCCTACGACGGATATAGCGAAAGAAGGTCTTTTCAATATTTTACAAACACGGATCGATCTGCAGGATATCAAAACGCTTGACCTGTTTGGTGGTACCGGCAGCATCAGTTACGAACTGGCCTCTCGTGGAGCAGCCGATCTTACTATAGTGGAAAAAGATACAGCTATGCATGCCTTCATAAAGAAGACAATGGAAATGCTGAAGGTTGAAAATGCTAAAGTGTTACGCCTGGATGTTTTCACCTTTCTTTCTTCCTGCACTGAACAATTCGATTTTATTTTTGCCGGCCCGCCTTATGCACTTGGTTCTATCGACGAACTTCCTAAAATCATCGTGTCACGAAAGCTGATAGCGCCAGGTGGCTTTTTCGTTTTGGAGCATACACCCCGCAATGCCTACGAAAAATTTGATGGCTTCAGTTTTGCACGCAACTACGGCACTACCATTTTTTCATTTTTTGTAAACAAAGAAGAGAACGAGTAG
- a CDS encoding dihydroneopterin aldolase: MILKNVKIQHTHGLFSEEELTGNEFEVNLVASYEPLKVPVLHLQETVDYTSLYTIVKDRMQKRTALLETIATEIVLDIMRKFNNVQQVNISIHKLNAPIPNFQGVVGVSFELNRNNL; encoded by the coding sequence GTGATATTAAAAAACGTAAAGATCCAGCACACGCATGGGCTATTTTCGGAGGAAGAGCTTACCGGGAACGAGTTTGAAGTAAACCTGGTTGCCTCGTATGAACCGTTAAAAGTTCCTGTTTTACACCTGCAGGAGACAGTAGATTACACATCTCTTTATACTATTGTAAAAGATCGCATGCAAAAACGTACGGCATTGTTAGAAACAATAGCAACTGAGATTGTGCTGGATATCATGAGGAAGTTTAACAACGTACAGCAGGTGAATATTTCTATACATAAATTAAATGCCCCTATTCCCAACTTCCAGGGTGTGGTTGGTGTTAGTTTCGAATTAAACAGGAATAACTTATGA
- a CDS encoding tetratricopeptide repeat protein, whose protein sequence is MKQVLLALLLFAAAPLVAQDIKTLLKEAENAERSLKDSEALDKYKQVLATDPDNIQALVKASELSSGIGARLADKKAKKTYFDQAKTYADKALQVDANNADANYVRAVVAGKLTETETENKKIVAYVKEVKDYADKALALNPVHARASFTLGKWHMEMVNLNWAKKAAVKLLFGGLPDATIDDAIKYMEKSRQLDKYFVLNHLELAKAYKADNKPAKAIEILNLLVKLPNRTADDAALKEEGKKMLQDML, encoded by the coding sequence ATGAAGCAGGTTCTTTTAGCTCTATTATTATTTGCAGCTGCTCCGCTGGTGGCGCAGGATATAAAAACTTTATTGAAAGAAGCAGAGAATGCGGAGCGTTCTTTAAAGGATAGTGAGGCGCTTGATAAGTACAAGCAGGTATTGGCTACCGATCCCGACAATATACAAGCGCTGGTAAAGGCATCCGAACTGAGCAGCGGGATTGGTGCAAGACTGGCCGACAAGAAAGCAAAGAAGACCTATTTTGACCAGGCTAAAACTTATGCTGATAAAGCACTGCAGGTAGATGCCAACAATGCTGACGCTAATTATGTACGTGCAGTTGTTGCAGGAAAACTTACCGAAACCGAAACGGAGAATAAAAAGATAGTGGCTTATGTAAAGGAAGTAAAGGATTATGCTGATAAAGCTCTTGCACTCAACCCGGTACATGCCAGGGCTTCTTTTACTTTAGGTAAATGGCACATGGAAATGGTGAACCTGAATTGGGCTAAGAAGGCTGCGGTGAAACTACTTTTTGGCGGCCTGCCGGATGCAACCATTGATGATGCAATCAAGTACATGGAGAAAAGCCGCCAGCTGGATAAATATTTTGTGCTGAACCATCTTGAACTTGCCAAAGCTTACAAAGCGGATAATAAACCAGCTAAAGCAATTGAAATTCTGAATTTGCTTGTAAAGCTTCCAAATCGTACAGCCGATGATGCAGCATTAAAAGAAGAAGGAAAAAAGATGCTGCAGGACATGTTGTGA
- a CDS encoding DUF3822 family protein, with translation MPATQFKILSTNYLPGETSNRLIIEIGDHHLSCAVSNEGHSQVVAFEMFTFDAEEASDLEATFSTIKTQSQILSNAFSSVDIVVNNGLSVLVPAYKFNKEISDDYLRLALGDGGAHLKVFDKLECDPAIVNVYRLPINWNDVLLKHYEIRSASHIYTKIVQAALDTNKANETIYIQFYHSHFIVCALRQQVLLFIQSFSYDAPEDVVYMLLNITQQLELARPLVRVSGMIELQSNLYREMQKYFSNIEVEVLGEGQAIEQEQHPAHYFTPFSKLVS, from the coding sequence ATGCCTGCTACGCAGTTCAAGATACTTTCTACTAATTATTTGCCTGGCGAAACCAGTAACAGGTTAATTATTGAGATAGGTGATCATCACCTGTCATGTGCGGTTTCCAATGAAGGTCATTCACAGGTGGTAGCTTTCGAAATGTTCACTTTTGATGCAGAAGAAGCTTCTGATCTTGAGGCTACATTTTCTACTATCAAGACTCAGTCGCAAATTCTTTCCAATGCATTTTCTTCTGTAGATATTGTAGTTAACAATGGTCTGTCTGTACTTGTACCTGCCTATAAGTTCAATAAAGAAATCTCGGACGATTACCTGCGGTTAGCGCTTGGTGATGGTGGTGCTCATCTAAAAGTTTTTGATAAGTTAGAATGTGACCCGGCAATAGTGAATGTTTACAGGCTACCTATAAACTGGAACGATGTATTGCTTAAGCATTATGAGATCAGGTCCGCAAGTCATATCTATACTAAGATTGTTCAAGCAGCATTAGATACTAATAAGGCTAACGAAACGATCTATATCCAGTTCTATCATTCTCATTTTATTGTTTGTGCTCTACGCCAGCAAGTGCTGCTTTTCATTCAAAGCTTTAGTTACGATGCGCCTGAAGATGTGGTGTATATGCTGCTTAATATAACACAGCAACTTGAACTTGCCAGGCCACTTGTTAGGGTGTCTGGAATGATTGAGCTGCAGTCAAATCTTTACCGCGAAATGCAAAAATACTTTAGCAACATAGAGGTGGAGGTATTAGGCGAAGGACAGGCAATTGAACAGGAACAGCACCCTGCACATTATTTCACGCCATTTAGTAAGCTAGTATCATGA
- a CDS encoding TerC family protein, whose product MEWLAGLITLILLEVVLGLDNVIFISIVASRLPAHQQKRARRLGLILAMFMRLALLGLIALILQLQGNLFTVFDNEISGKDLILILGGLFLIYKSSTEIHHKMEGETGDTSKKVKAVTFKGVIFQILLLDIVFSVDSIITAVGMVKELWVMYVAVVVSVGIMLFAAEPISKFVNQHPAFKMLALSFLLLIGVSLIAEGLEVHIPKGYIYFSMAFSLLVNFLQMKMHKAPEPVQIHEHYFPGEAKEARKEIV is encoded by the coding sequence ATGGAATGGTTGGCGGGTTTAATTACCCTTATACTTCTAGAAGTTGTTCTCGGTTTAGATAATGTAATATTTATCTCTATAGTAGCATCAAGATTGCCTGCACACCAGCAGAAAAGGGCTCGCAGGCTTGGACTGATACTGGCCATGTTTATGCGGCTGGCTTTGCTGGGTCTCATTGCACTTATACTTCAGCTCCAGGGTAATCTATTTACGGTATTTGATAACGAGATCAGCGGCAAGGATCTAATCCTGATATTGGGAGGGCTTTTCCTCATCTATAAAAGCTCGACGGAAATTCATCACAAGATGGAAGGTGAAACGGGTGATACTTCCAAAAAGGTAAAAGCAGTAACATTTAAAGGTGTTATTTTCCAGATACTATTACTTGACATCGTTTTCTCTGTAGACTCTATTATCACTGCCGTAGGAATGGTGAAAGAACTATGGGTAATGTATGTGGCTGTTGTTGTATCTGTAGGTATCATGCTGTTTGCAGCCGAGCCTATCAGCAAGTTTGTAAACCAGCATCCTGCGTTCAAAATGCTTGCGTTGAGCTTCTTGCTATTAATAGGCGTATCACTTATAGCAGAAGGACTGGAAGTACATATTCCTAAAGGTTACATCTATTTCTCAATGGCTTTTTCTTTGCTGGTGAACTTCCTGCAAATGAAAATGCACAAAGCACCAGAGCCTGTTCAAATTCATGAACATTATTTTCCCGGAGAGGCGAAAGAGGCGAGAAAGGAAATCGTTTAG
- the rnr gene encoding ribonuclease R has product MSKKQKSSRSKKNNLELYKGTLEITRSGIGYVVVKEDEGDILVRPNDFNSALNGDTVRVQVTRENSKNGRKDGKVIEVINRKQSDFIGHVDVSASFAFFIPDTDKPMPDLYIPLEKLNGAKDKDRVLARITKWDSGNKKPEGEIIQVLQAEDESDIAMKEILLENGFPLQFDDEVMEEAARLPDIIGESEIKKRRDMREELTFTIDPVDARDFDDAISIKPLKGNIYEIGVHIADVSHYVTPGSELDNEAYRRATSVYLPDRVNPMLPERISNELCSLRPHEDKLTFSAVFQININTGEIKKHWLGRTVTHSNHRFTYEDVQEIIENKEGQYAEEVLLLNKLAQHYRSERFSKGAINFTSTEVRFKLDEKGKPIGIVVKESKEAHQLIEEFMLLANRTVAEYVSNIKVNKKEVPFAYRIHDVPDEIKLLPFVAFAAKYGHKFDTSTPEKIASSFNQMLEDVKGRPEQHVLEQLGIRTMAKAVYSSENIGHYGLAFEHYCHFTSPIRRYPDVLVHRVLATCLDGQPVIDKKMEEKCKHCSNMERSAMDSERAGNKYKQVEFLKDHIGETFLGVVSGVAAFGFWVETVEHKCEGLVPITSLIDFDDFRLIEGDYSLVGKRSGRKFRMGDKVWIKVVAANLSKRQLDFEWVLKPDGEEENDAPVSKPKRAKREKDKPKGKEGKKKKSSGSKFHD; this is encoded by the coding sequence ATGAGTAAAAAACAGAAATCTTCCCGTAGTAAAAAAAACAACCTGGAGCTATACAAAGGAACATTAGAAATTACCCGAAGTGGGATTGGTTACGTGGTGGTAAAGGAAGATGAAGGTGATATTTTAGTTCGTCCTAACGATTTCAATTCTGCTCTGAATGGTGACACCGTACGGGTACAGGTAACCAGGGAAAATTCGAAAAATGGCCGCAAAGATGGAAAAGTAATAGAAGTAATCAATCGTAAGCAATCAGATTTTATTGGTCATGTAGATGTTAGTGCTTCGTTTGCTTTCTTTATTCCCGATACAGATAAGCCAATGCCTGACCTGTATATTCCACTCGAAAAATTGAATGGAGCTAAAGATAAAGACAGGGTTTTGGCGCGCATCACCAAGTGGGACAGCGGCAATAAAAAACCTGAAGGTGAGATAATACAGGTGCTGCAAGCTGAAGATGAAAGTGATATAGCCATGAAGGAAATACTACTGGAGAATGGCTTTCCGCTTCAGTTTGATGATGAGGTAATGGAGGAGGCAGCAAGGCTTCCGGATATCATTGGTGAATCGGAAATAAAGAAACGCCGCGACATGCGCGAAGAGCTCACATTCACCATTGACCCTGTAGATGCACGAGATTTCGATGATGCGATTTCTATAAAACCTTTGAAGGGAAATATCTACGAAATAGGTGTACACATTGCAGATGTAAGCCATTATGTTACTCCCGGTAGCGAGCTTGATAATGAAGCTTACCGTCGTGCAACTTCTGTTTACTTGCCTGATAGGGTAAACCCAATGTTGCCTGAGAGAATTTCCAATGAGTTGTGTTCACTTCGTCCTCATGAGGATAAGCTAACTTTTTCAGCGGTTTTTCAAATCAATATCAACACAGGAGAAATCAAAAAGCACTGGTTGGGTAGAACAGTTACCCATAGTAATCACCGATTTACTTATGAAGATGTACAGGAAATTATAGAGAATAAAGAAGGGCAGTATGCTGAAGAAGTTCTTCTATTGAATAAACTGGCACAGCACTACAGGTCCGAACGTTTTTCTAAGGGCGCCATCAATTTTACTTCTACCGAAGTAAGATTTAAGCTGGATGAAAAAGGCAAGCCTATAGGAATTGTAGTGAAGGAAAGTAAAGAAGCCCACCAACTTATTGAGGAGTTCATGTTGCTGGCTAATCGCACAGTGGCGGAATATGTTTCAAACATAAAAGTTAATAAGAAAGAAGTTCCTTTTGCTTACCGCATACACGATGTACCTGACGAAATAAAGCTGCTGCCTTTTGTTGCTTTTGCTGCTAAATATGGCCACAAGTTCGATACTTCTACTCCTGAAAAAATTGCTTCCAGTTTTAACCAAATGCTGGAAGATGTAAAAGGCAGACCAGAGCAACATGTATTGGAGCAATTAGGTATACGTACAATGGCCAAGGCTGTTTACTCTTCTGAAAACATCGGTCACTATGGTCTAGCTTTCGAGCATTACTGTCATTTTACCTCGCCTATTCGCCGCTACCCCGATGTGCTGGTGCACCGGGTATTAGCTACATGTCTTGACGGACAGCCGGTGATAGATAAGAAGATGGAAGAGAAGTGCAAGCACTGTAGCAATATGGAACGTAGTGCTATGGATAGTGAACGTGCAGGTAATAAATACAAGCAGGTAGAGTTTTTGAAAGATCATATAGGTGAGACCTTTTTGGGTGTGGTAAGCGGGGTGGCTGCATTTGGTTTTTGGGTAGAAACGGTAGAGCATAAATGTGAAGGCTTAGTTCCAATAACCAGCTTAATTGATTTTGATGATTTCAGGTTGATAGAAGGTGATTATAGCCTGGTGGGTAAGCGTAGTGGCCGCAAGTTTAGAATGGGAGACAAGGTTTGGATAAAAGTAGTAGCAGCCAATCTTTCCAAGCGACAGTTGGATTTTGAATGGGTGCTTAAACCAGATGGCGAAGAAGAAAATGATGCGCCTGTTTCAAAACCAAAAAGAGCGAAAAGGGAAAAGGACAAACCGAAAGGAAAAGAAGGAAAAAAGAAGAAGTCCTCAGGTAGTAAGTTCCACGATTAG
- the lpxK gene encoding tetraacyldisaccharide 4'-kinase, whose product MNFNFYLVKSFRILLFPFSLLYGLVIVIRNFLFDKNILKSTRFNMPIINVGNLAVGGTGKSPMVEYLLRLLQNEFKVATLSRGYKRKTKGYVLAHAGTTALEIGDEPMQFHEKFPGVAVAVGEERIVAIPQLLHDKPGTQVIILDDAFQHRSITAGLNIMLTDYNNLFTRDMFLPTGDLRDQRSSYKRADVIVVTKCPQDLSIEERNSLVKEINPLKHQKVFFTTIAYDIPYHIITKEQRSIKAEDEILLVCGIANPKPLKQYLVTHAHTYYEQTYGDHHIFTIDDLKEIRSKLEQLNNHKFIITTEKDATRLAKFRNELIDMPLFVLPVRHQFLFGEGTAFDKVVHTFISRFSANNKSL is encoded by the coding sequence ATGAATTTTAATTTTTACCTGGTCAAGTCATTCCGCATTCTTCTCTTTCCTTTTTCTCTTCTTTACGGCCTGGTGATCGTGATACGCAATTTCCTGTTTGATAAAAACATACTGAAGAGTACGCGTTTCAATATGCCAATCATAAATGTAGGCAACCTGGCTGTGGGTGGTACAGGGAAATCGCCAATGGTAGAATACCTGCTTCGGTTGCTGCAAAATGAATTCAAAGTCGCTACTCTCAGTCGTGGATATAAAAGAAAGACCAAAGGATATGTGCTGGCGCATGCGGGCACTACAGCGCTTGAAATAGGTGATGAGCCAATGCAGTTCCACGAAAAATTTCCGGGTGTGGCCGTAGCAGTAGGTGAGGAGAGAATAGTTGCCATTCCGCAATTACTACACGATAAGCCGGGCACGCAGGTTATCATTTTAGACGATGCATTCCAGCACCGTAGTATAACAGCTGGTTTGAACATCATGCTCACGGATTACAACAACTTGTTTACCCGCGACATGTTTTTGCCAACTGGCGACCTGCGCGATCAACGGTCTTCGTATAAAAGAGCAGACGTCATTGTAGTTACCAAATGTCCTCAGGATTTATCCATTGAGGAAAGAAACAGCCTGGTGAAGGAGATCAACCCGCTGAAGCATCAAAAGGTGTTTTTTACCACCATAGCCTACGATATTCCTTACCATATCATCACTAAAGAACAGCGCTCCATAAAAGCTGAAGATGAAATATTGCTGGTATGCGGCATTGCCAATCCAAAGCCTCTAAAGCAATACCTGGTAACGCATGCACATACTTATTATGAGCAAACGTATGGTGATCACCACATTTTTACAATCGATGATCTGAAAGAGATCAGGAGCAAATTAGAGCAGCTAAACAATCATAAATTCATCATCACCACGGAAAAGGATGCAACCCGGTTAGCAAAATTCAGAAACGAACTAATTGATATGCCACTGTTTGTGTTGCCTGTGCGACACCAGTTTCTCTTTGGTGAGGGCACAGCTTTTGATAAAGTAGTTCATACCTTCATCAGCAGGTTTTCAGCGAACAACAAATCATTATGA